A DNA window from Vanacampus margaritifer isolate UIUO_Vmar chromosome 19, RoL_Vmar_1.0, whole genome shotgun sequence contains the following coding sequences:
- the chrna2b gene encoding neuronal acetylcholine receptor subunit alpha-2 isoform X1 — translation MERIKRPCAARTANWICSLLFCQAVACHDKTHSHAEDELFKRLFAGYNKWSRPVPNISDVVIVKFGLSIAQLIDVDEKNQMMTTNVWLKQEWNDYKLRWRPSDYDNVTSIRVPSQLIWVPDIVLYNNADGEFAVTHMTKAHLFHTGAVRWVPPAIYKSSCSIDVTFFPFDQQNCKMKFGSWTYDKAKIDLERLETSVDLNNYWESGEWAIVNAVGTYNTKKYDCCHEIYPDITYFFIIRRLPLFYTINLIIPCLLISCLTVLVFYLPSDCGEKITLCISVLLSLTVFLLLITEIIPSTSLVIPLIGEYLLFTMIFVTLSIVITVFVLNVHHRSPNTHKMPRWVHAVFLDLVPRWLFMRRPAPNARRRRLMMERRRGCRVSTSASWGKDAASRSLEDLELGTLTSYFSFRPPSPQQQKTPPPPPPQSVRKLAATRAKEEAPAPDFLLSPSVIHALEGVHYIADHLRAEDADFSVKEDWKYVAMVIDRIFLWMFIIVCLLGTVGLFLPPWLAGMI, via the exons ATGGAGCGAATTAAGCGCCCGTGCGCGGCCAGGACCGCCAATTGGATCTGCTCGCTGCTCTTCTGTCAGGCAG TGGCGTGTCACGACAAGACGCACTCGCACGCCGAGGACGAGCTCTTCAAGAGGCTGTTCGCCGGCTACAACAAGTGGTCCCGACCCGTTCCCAACATCTCCGACGTGGTTATCGTCAAGTTCGGACTGTCCATCGCGCAGCTCATCGACGTG GACGAGAAGAACCAAATGATGACGACCAACGTGTGGCTCAAGCAG GAGTGGAACGACTACAAGCTTCGCTGGCGCCCGTCAGATTACGACAACGTGACGTCCATCAGAGTTCCGTCGCAACTCATCTGGGTCCCCGACATTGTCCTCTATAATAA CGCGGACGGCGAGTTTGCGGTGACGCACATGACCAAGGCGCACCTGTTCCACACGGGCGCCGTGCGCTGGGTTCCGCCGGCCATCTACAAGAGCTCCTGCAGCATCGACGTCACCTTCTTCCCGTTCGACCAGCAGAACTGCAAGATGAAGTTCGGCTCGTGGACCTACGACAAGGCCAAGATCGACCTGGAGCGCCTGGAGACCTCGGTGGACCTCAACAACTACTGGGAAAGCGGCGAGTGGGCCATCGTCAACGCGGTGGGAACCTACAACACCAAGAAGTACGACTGCTGCCACGAGATCTACCCGGACATCACCTACTTCTTCATCATCCGCCGCCTGCCGCTCTTCTACACCATCAACCTGATCATCCCGTGCCTGCTCATCTCCTGCCTGACCGTGCTGGTCTTCTACCTGCCGTCCGACTGCGGCGAGAAGATCACCCTGTGCATCTCCGTGCTGCTCTCGCTCACCGTCTTCCTGCTGCTCATCACCGAGATCATCCCGTCCACGTCGCTGGTCATCCCGCTCATCGGCGAGTACCTGCTCTTCACCATGATCTTCGTCACGCTCTCCATCGTCATCACCGTCTTCGTGCTCAACGTGCACCACCGCTCGCCCAACACGCACAAGATGCCGCGCTGGGTGCACGCCGTCTTCCTGGACCTGGTGCCCAGGTGGCTGTTCATGCGCAGGCCGGCGCCCAACGCCAGGCGCCGCCGGCTGATGATGGAAAGGCGGCGGGGATGCCGGGTCAGCACCTCGGCCAGCTGGGGCAAAGACGCCGCGTCCCGCTCGCTGGAAGATTTGGAGCTGGGGACCTTGACCTCGTATTTCTCCTTCCGCCCGCCGTCGCCGCAGCAGCAGaagacgccgccgccgccgccgccgcagagCGTCAGGAAGCTGGCGGCGACTCGGGCCAAAGAGGAAGCCCCCGCGCCGGACTTTCTGCTCTCGCCCAGCGTCATCCACGCCTTGGAAGGCGTGCACTACATCGCCGACCACCTGAGGGCCGAGGACGCCGACTTCAGT GTGAAAGAAGACTGGAAGTACGTTGCCATGGTGATCGACCGCATCTTCCTGTGGATGTTCATCATCGTGTGCCTGCTGGGCACCGTCGGCCTCTTCCTGCCTCCTTGGCTCGCAGGCatgatataa
- the chrna2b gene encoding neuronal acetylcholine receptor subunit alpha-2 isoform X2: MKFGSWTYDKAKIDLERLETSVDLNNYWESGEWAIVNAVGTYNTKKYDCCHEIYPDITYFFIIRRLPLFYTINLIIPCLLISCLTVLVFYLPSDCGEKITLCISVLLSLTVFLLLITEIIPSTSLVIPLIGEYLLFTMIFVTLSIVITVFVLNVHHRSPNTHKMPRWVHAVFLDLVPRWLFMRRPAPNARRRRLMMERRRGCRVSTSASWGKDAASRSLEDLELGTLTSYFSFRPPSPQQQKTPPPPPPQSVRKLAATRAKEEAPAPDFLLSPSVIHALEGVHYIADHLRAEDADFSVKEDWKYVAMVIDRIFLWMFIIVCLLGTVGLFLPPWLAGMI, encoded by the exons ATGAAGTTCGGCTCGTGGACCTACGACAAGGCCAAGATCGACCTGGAGCGCCTGGAGACCTCGGTGGACCTCAACAACTACTGGGAAAGCGGCGAGTGGGCCATCGTCAACGCGGTGGGAACCTACAACACCAAGAAGTACGACTGCTGCCACGAGATCTACCCGGACATCACCTACTTCTTCATCATCCGCCGCCTGCCGCTCTTCTACACCATCAACCTGATCATCCCGTGCCTGCTCATCTCCTGCCTGACCGTGCTGGTCTTCTACCTGCCGTCCGACTGCGGCGAGAAGATCACCCTGTGCATCTCCGTGCTGCTCTCGCTCACCGTCTTCCTGCTGCTCATCACCGAGATCATCCCGTCCACGTCGCTGGTCATCCCGCTCATCGGCGAGTACCTGCTCTTCACCATGATCTTCGTCACGCTCTCCATCGTCATCACCGTCTTCGTGCTCAACGTGCACCACCGCTCGCCCAACACGCACAAGATGCCGCGCTGGGTGCACGCCGTCTTCCTGGACCTGGTGCCCAGGTGGCTGTTCATGCGCAGGCCGGCGCCCAACGCCAGGCGCCGCCGGCTGATGATGGAAAGGCGGCGGGGATGCCGGGTCAGCACCTCGGCCAGCTGGGGCAAAGACGCCGCGTCCCGCTCGCTGGAAGATTTGGAGCTGGGGACCTTGACCTCGTATTTCTCCTTCCGCCCGCCGTCGCCGCAGCAGCAGaagacgccgccgccgccgccgccgcagagCGTCAGGAAGCTGGCGGCGACTCGGGCCAAAGAGGAAGCCCCCGCGCCGGACTTTCTGCTCTCGCCCAGCGTCATCCACGCCTTGGAAGGCGTGCACTACATCGCCGACCACCTGAGGGCCGAGGACGCCGACTTCAGT GTGAAAGAAGACTGGAAGTACGTTGCCATGGTGATCGACCGCATCTTCCTGTGGATGTTCATCATCGTGTGCCTGCTGGGCACCGTCGGCCTCTTCCTGCCTCCTTGGCTCGCAGGCatgatataa
- the LOC144039189 gene encoding uncharacterized protein LOC144039189, with the protein MWWTGVLLALVSMATPARSQSGDGDYGSGFDMYPSVTATDAPSHPPADEPAEARSDPASAPPPPSPSPALQETCSVRFSTRGLSARALKAREEEVAYLQAIQHANKAVLENLAQYVGAELEEQSYEDVIRANLAGVREEHESCREVAGKAEEDLEKQLQGEVLDTLAGMQKIREESAAFEDMLRAASDIAGRLESATQALHAAFSKQLRDTIHA; encoded by the exons ATGTGGTGGACGGGCGTTCTGCTGGCCttggtttccatggcaacccCAGCCAGAAGCCAAAGCGGGGATGGCGATTACGGCTCAGGCTTTGACATGTACCCCTCCGTAACAGCCACCGACGCGCCCTCGCACCCCCCCGCCGACGAGCCCGCTGAGGCGAGAAGCGACCCCGCCTCTGCCCCGCCCCCACCTTCGCCCTCGCCGGCCCTACAGGAAACATGCTCGGTCCGCTTCAGCACCCGGGGCCTTTCGGCTCGCGCTCTGAAGGCTCGCGAGGAGGAGGTGGCCTACCTGCAGGCCATCCAGCACGCCAACAAGGCGGTGCTGGAGAACCTGGCGCAGTACGTCGGGGCCGAGTTGGAGGAGCAGAGCTACGAGGACGTGATCCGGGCCAATCTCGCCGGCGTCCGGGAGGAGCACGAGAGCTGCCGGGAGGTGGCGGGGAAGGCCGAGGAAGACCTGGAGAAGCAGCTTCAAGGGGAAGTCCTGGACACGCTCGCGGGGATGCAGAA AATCCGAGAGGAGTCTGCGGCCTTTGAGGACATGCTGCGAGCGGCGTCGGACATCGCCGGCCGACTGGAGAGCGCCACGCAGGCCCTTCACGCCGCCTTCAGCAAACAGCTGAGAGACACAATCCACGCTTAA